The following are encoded together in the Methanofastidiosum sp. genome:
- the cofD gene encoding 2-phospho-L-lactate transferase, whose protein sequence is MITVLSGGGGGAKFVDGLSSLTQDISVIANTGDDIEIYGLHVSPDVDTIMYTLSGEIDVKKGWGIKNDTFVCQKYLKSLGYEDWISLGDKDLAVHIKRTELLKSGKTMTEVTSELCKRFGVNIPLIPMTDDFFQTHIELDSKTIHFEEYYITRPKGMIKNIIYKGKKKAKPSDEFLNALDISDWVILPPSNPLVSIGTILSLKGIKKSIREKKVIGVSPLIQGRAIKGPLVELMNSLDYEVNSFGVAKYYEGLLDIFIIDTMESDLAERISGELGMEVFTTDTLMKTRKDRAKLSKFVLNRMD, encoded by the coding sequence ATGATAACAGTCCTTTCAGGCGGTGGCGGAGGGGCCAAGTTTGTTGATGGACTTTCGAGTCTAACTCAAGATATTTCAGTAATTGCAAACACGGGTGATGATATTGAAATTTATGGCCTACATGTATCGCCCGACGTAGATACTATTATGTACACTCTTTCTGGAGAAATCGATGTTAAAAAAGGATGGGGCATAAAAAATGACACTTTTGTCTGCCAGAAATATCTCAAATCATTGGGATATGAGGACTGGATAAGCCTGGGTGATAAAGACTTAGCAGTGCACATAAAGAGAACAGAACTTCTTAAATCAGGTAAAACTATGACTGAAGTAACATCTGAACTTTGCAAAAGATTTGGAGTAAACATCCCATTAATCCCAATGACAGATGATTTTTTTCAAACACACATTGAGTTAGATAGCAAGACAATTCATTTTGAAGAGTACTATATCACAAGGCCAAAAGGAATGATAAAGAATATTATTTATAAAGGTAAAAAAAAGGCAAAACCATCTGATGAGTTTCTGAACGCGCTTGATATTTCAGATTGGGTAATCCTCCCTCCCTCTAATCCTTTGGTGAGCATAGGTACAATTTTATCTCTAAAAGGTATAAAAAAGAGCATAAGAGAAAAAAAAGTGATAGGCGTGTCCCCTCTTATTCAGGGAAGGGCAATAAAAGGGCCACTAGTTGAGCTTATGAACTCCTTAGATTATGAGGTAAATTCTTTTGGTGTGGCAAAGTACTATGAAGGGTTATTGGATATATTTATAATCGATACTATGGAATCTGATTTAGCAGAAAGAATTAGTGGAGAACTTGGCATGGAAGTATTTACAACTGACACTTTGATGAAGACAAGAAAGGATAGAGCAAAGCTATCTAAGTTCGTCCTCAATAGGATGGATTAA
- the cofC gene encoding 2-phospho-L-lactate guanylyltransferase: MALPVLLPLKYVNFSKSRLNEILGQNKKHLVIALLEDMISLLQKYPEIEIYLLTKKENLDIIPKELGVRFIFEDEKDLNRALEKGVSFIKGKGEKVLILPLDLPFINEEDIKKLILIAKDEGGAISPSSRDGTSAMILPLDRKFKLQFGERSFQKHLSEFEKKKIPFQIHYSESLYYDLDTPEDVMRVLDIKKDSKAYSLLKDIASPDYNYDNLVDK, from the coding sequence ATGGCCTTACCGGTACTCCTCCCTTTAAAATATGTCAATTTTTCTAAATCTAGGCTTAATGAAATATTAGGCCAGAATAAAAAACATCTTGTCATCGCACTTTTAGAAGACATGATCTCATTACTCCAAAAGTATCCAGAAATTGAGATATATCTTCTTACAAAAAAAGAAAATCTGGATATCATCCCAAAGGAGTTGGGCGTCAGATTCATCTTTGAAGATGAAAAAGATTTGAATAGAGCTTTAGAAAAGGGCGTGAGTTTCATAAAAGGCAAAGGGGAAAAAGTTTTGATATTGCCTTTGGATTTGCCTTTCATTAATGAAGAAGACATTAAAAAACTTATTCTCATCGCTAAAGATGAAGGTGGTGCCATATCGCCTTCGTCTAGAGATGGCACTTCGGCGATGATACTGCCCCTAGATAGAAAATTTAAATTACAATTTGGTGAAAGAAGTTTTCAAAAACATCTGTCTGAATTTGAGAAAAAGAAGATTCCCTTTCAAATCCATTATTCAGAATCTTTGTATTATGATCTAGACACGCCTGAAGATGTCATGAGGGTATTGGATATAAAGAAGGATAGTAAGGCTTATTCTTTATTAAAAGATATCGCCTCTCCCGATTATAATTATGATAACTTAGTTGACAAGTAA
- a CDS encoding metal-dependent transcriptional regulator has translation MPKQDVEEYLEAILDLVTEKEIAKTTDIAQVLGVSPSSVTEVIQRLNKNDLIFYEPYKGAKLTEKGLKIANKIKRKHRLVEIFLSDYLHINPDNVHAEACRMEHCVSDEVTDALCKMMGGPSKCPCGKDIPKCDPDKDCDICERR, from the coding sequence ATGCCAAAACAGGATGTAGAAGAATATCTGGAAGCTATACTTGATCTAGTTACAGAGAAAGAGATAGCTAAGACAACAGACATTGCTCAAGTTTTGGGTGTTTCGCCATCAAGTGTAACAGAAGTAATCCAAAGGCTTAATAAAAATGATTTGATTTTTTATGAACCTTACAAAGGAGCTAAATTAACAGAAAAGGGATTGAAAATAGCCAATAAAATAAAAAGAAAACACAGACTGGTCGAAATATTTCTTTCTGATTATTTACACATCAATCCAGATAATGTTCATGCTGAAGCATGCAGAATGGAGCACTGCGTTTCAGATGAAGTTACTGATGCTTTATGTAAAATGATGGGAGGGCCATCAAAATGTCCGTGTGGCAAAGATATACCGAAATGCGATCCTGATAAGGATTGTGATATTTGTGAGAGGCGATAA
- a CDS encoding alanine:cation symporter family protein: LGIFGTAVIVLCSILFGYSTILGWSYYGEKCFEYLFGVKKKYLYKIVFLFTVFFGSITYVDIVWNISDMFNGLMAIPNLIALVALGGIVVGEVKKYFK; the protein is encoded by the coding sequence CTTGGTATATTTGGAACGGCCGTAATAGTCCTATGCTCTATATTATTTGGGTATTCAACTATCCTTGGGTGGTCCTACTATGGTGAAAAATGCTTTGAATATCTTTTTGGGGTTAAGAAAAAATATCTGTATAAGATAGTCTTCTTATTTACAGTATTTTTTGGATCTATTACATATGTTGATATAGTATGGAACATATCGGATATGTTTAACGGGCTTATGGCAATTCCTAACTTAATAGCTTTAGTAGCATTGGGCGGAATTGTAGTTGGCGAAGTAAAAAAGTATTTTAAATAA
- a CDS encoding nitroreductase family protein, which produces MGIDLIKKRKTIRKFKNVQIEKEDAISLIEAAIQAPSAHNFQPWEFILIDSNEVKEKLSSKMASTWKNNLKKDGKSSYEIQERISLSKGRINNAPFIIIPCFDTSKVEKYGDERDNAEFIMGVQSVALASENILLRATEKGFGALWLCAPLFCPEDVREVLGIPNHILPQEILVIGIPDEDPIKPKRRDLNDLIHHNKW; this is translated from the coding sequence ATGGGCATTGATTTAATAAAAAAAAGAAAAACTATCAGAAAATTCAAGAATGTCCAAATTGAAAAAGAAGATGCAATATCCTTAATTGAAGCGGCTATACAGGCACCATCAGCCCATAATTTTCAGCCGTGGGAATTTATACTTATCGATTCTAACGAAGTAAAAGAAAAGTTATCGTCCAAGATGGCTTCAACTTGGAAGAATAATCTAAAAAAAGACGGTAAATCGTCGTATGAGATTCAAGAAAGAATAAGTCTGTCAAAAGGGCGAATAAACAATGCTCCGTTTATAATTATTCCATGTTTTGACACTTCAAAGGTAGAAAAGTACGGCGATGAAAGAGACAATGCAGAATTTATAATGGGTGTACAGAGCGTGGCATTGGCTTCAGAAAATATTTTACTTAGAGCTACAGAAAAAGGATTTGGGGCATTATGGCTATGTGCGCCTCTCTTTTGCCCTGAAGATGTGAGAGAAGTTCTTGGAATTCCAAATCATATTTTGCCCCAGGAGATCCTAGTAATTGGGATACCAGACGAAGACCCGATAAAGCCAAAAAGAAGAGATCTAAACGATTTAATACATCACAACAAGTGGTAA